Within the Gadus chalcogrammus isolate NIFS_2021 chromosome 20, NIFS_Gcha_1.0, whole genome shotgun sequence genome, the region aacataacaggcatacattacaataatctgaggcctcagatgggagcttctctttgcgtgttacttcatactctAAAGGTACTCTcgggagaagtccactgagtagCTAAAGTTAGGAGCTTTTAtacacttagatcggatccttgagggcagttggcccccaataaaccaaaagcctttgttaaccagctGGTAATCTTTACattgccattggagggggtggtggcCGTGCCATGTAACCCTCTGGCTTCGTTGatgctagccagggggtcgaggaacaggcccatacatcaaaggattgcatgaaAGATGATTTACAACACACGAAAACatggaacaggcaggcaataaaatgcatcacacgacCCTCTAAGTTTCACACGTTAGATGACCGAAAAGGAGAGTAGAAGGCAGGCAATATatgcatcacacaaaatagtaaCAAAACTTAAGTTCGTAGATAGAccaaaaatgtaacaacatgtagattttccatcacacaaGGTGTAGCAGTGTATTAAATGTTTGCACCACAATCGCTGCACTTCCATGTCATACATATTTCCAACCCATCAATTTGTGATCGTTGATAATCTCCAACTGTCCATGGTATCTTCTAAAGCAGTGTTTCTCAAATGGTGGGTCAGGACCCAAAAGTGTCtcctaaccctgcgttcacaccaaaagatgcaaaaagttgacgcgcgtagtgatcccattcaaagtgaatgtagagacgcgttgctgctttgctgccgcagcatttgctgccgagaaaacgggcagcaaaacttgatttgcggcgcgtcaaaatctgatttgcggcgcggcatgtccgtgcccgctgccgggcacgggcgaagggcgcgttcacgtattttgcggcgcgtcaaatgctgctcgagttgaaatatttcaacttttgacccGCGTCAAAggtttgacgcgccgcaaaacttgatttgacgcgccgcaaaactcaggcgtcaacgcgttcgggcagcaaatgcatcttttggtgtgaacgcagggtaaggcCAGACCAGTTGAGAACAATTGTTTTTAAGGTTCCTGCAACAAAGCATCATGAGACCAGCCTGATATTCATTTTTGTGATTTGCAATGATTATTAGACTGGCCAAGCAGGAATTAATATCATAATATGGATGCAGCCatacattgttaaaaaaaattctagacTGTTGAACTCCTGGCTGATCAACTCcctccatctacctccacctcaGAAATGATGCAGTTCAAAAATACCAGGCAAACCTCAAAAGACAATGTCGATAGGGGTGATTGTAGCAAATAATTTATCAGCATACATACATAACATACATACTTTTTGTGCAGATTCTGCATTTCCCATAAGCAAGAGACATTTGGTAGTACTTTTATTGAAATTAATGTTATTTTGTCCAGAAAATTCTGTACCATCCGATAAACATTGATTTCAAAAGACAGTGGCATTGTTACATTAGCGGTGCAATGTGTGAAATCCAACAATATTAATTAATGTAGGCAATTGTGTGATTGCACATAGATGGGGTGCATCTATCTTATAACCTTGAATGTATTGCTTAATTTATCTGAGCTTTAACTCCAACTAATTTAagatttaataataaaaaaggaaattcaTTATTAACATTAATGTATTTCAATTAACAAGGCAAATATAACCTCAGATATTTGCCAACAACTAAATACATGGATCCTCGtaaactaaataaaatgaaCACATATGAATCAAGAAGAATCGGGCCATCTTAAGGCCGCTGTCTGCTGTGGTTTTTTCTCTAGTAGGTGGGAACAGTATGAACGCTGTAGAAACTCTGTGGCAGCAATCGTGATGTAATACGGTGACGGAAAAGAAACGaggcaaacaaacaataaactaACATAGACCAATAACATCAGCTGGGAAAACGATGaatcaaacaaattaaatatgacTCATGTTGTAAACATCggcaataaataatacaattgaACCCAATGTCCGGACGAGTTTGGCTAGCCAAACTCGTGGTTACCAAAATAGGAAGTGAGGTTCAGGTTGTAGAAGTACATTCTGAACTAGTAGGGTCCCCAAACTTCATACATAGTAACCATACATAGTTTTTTTTAACAACTTCCACATTGGGGCGCAGCCATGACTTACAGCCAGTGAAATCAGCAGTGTTTCAAAATGACAGTTCACGTCTATATATCCATATGATGGAATCATCAGGAAGCCATATGTCGATGTTACTTTCAAGCACCGCCCTCCTAAGTTTAATTTGGTGAGACCTGAGGTGTGACTCTAAAACCCAGGTCTTTCAGTGGCAAGTTCTCAGGTAGAACTTTTAGTCCCTGTTGTATCATCTAAGCACTGCAGAGACCTGCTCGAGAACATCCTTAAAGCAACCCAGCAGTTTAAGATTAATTCTGTGGCATATGCCGCCAAATGCACAACTTCCTGCAATCGGTCCACGGTGTCATGTCGATGATTGAGTCACGTCCCACCGCGACTTGCGTCATCTAACAAACAAACCCATACACCTCACAGTGACTATATTGACTATATTGTACCCTGTCAAAATGACAATATTCCACAGCTCTTCATTAGCACGTCATATGTATGAGTGTTATATGCATTGGGGGAGCTGTTCAATAGGTAAGGCTTACTTTTGTCGCTTACTGAAAAAACCCGTTATTTACAATAAGAAATGTTTTAGCCAGTCTCTGTTTCAAACGTTCTGCTCTGCTTTGAATTAAAGTTGGGTTCTTTGTTGACATCAAAGTGCCTTTTCCGAATGGATCTCCGTCTGGGCAGCGTTTAATATTGATGGCCATGTCCCAGAGATGGTTAAGCCTCTCGGACACTTATATTTTATGccacagtgtatgtgtgttcgtgaATGTGATTAGCTAAATCAGGTCAGTGGATTATTTTGATGTCAGAGAGAGGGTTACGCCTCTCGGATGCTTATAGTATGCCATTTAGTGTTGTGCATTTCCTATCGAACATCATCATTATAACACGCCAAGTTGACGTGGGTcataaccatggggataacacaaCCCCAATCCTTCCTAGAACTCCCAGCCCAATCCACttttctaaatatatcttaGTGTCTGGATTCAAGCTTAAACACAGGGTTCACCTACACAACTCTTTTTCCAGAAGATCAATTTGGAGAATTTGACCCTGTTAGAACACGCGTAAGCCTCTGTATGGAATTCTATAGCATGTTGCTGGGTCAGTTGTTTGAACAATAGGGGCGTCATGCAGTGTTTGAGTCTATTCATGTATAAAAGTACCGGCTTGAAACAGATTAGGGTATCAGTTGACCAACCGATCCCTGAAGGACCTGAGAAACCAACACTGCAATCATGATGGGCAAGGTAAAATACaccaaatcatttaaaaaattgAAGCCGACTCAGATACTTCCTTTTAGAATCAATGAATAGCGGCAACATCCAAGCATGATCTGCTATGGTTGACAAATTATTTGTTTCAGATCACTTTCTACGAGGAGAGGAATTTCCAGGGTCGCTCCTATGAGTGCATGAGCGACTGTGCCGACATGTCCTCTCACATGAGCAGGAGCCAGTCCTGCAGGGTGGAGAGCGGCTGCTTCATGGTCTACGAGAGGAACAACTACATGGGAAACCAGTACTtcatgaggaggggagagtacCGTGACATGAACCGCATGATGAGCATGGGAATGATGTTTGACAACATCAGGTCCTGCAGGATGATCCCCTATGTAAGAGAAGTCCCCAACGTTACACTGTTCAATTGAATTGAACATTTCAGCTGTTAGATGGATTGTGTTGTTGTTATAAGTCTACTGACATTATCTTTGAATCTCTGCAATACAGCACAGAGGCCAGTTCAGGATGAAGATCTACGAGAGGGAGAACTTCGGTGGTCAGTCCTATGATCTGATGGACGACTGTGACAACGTCCAGGATCGTTACCGCATGTCCGACTGCCAGTCCTGCAACGTGATGGACGGACACTGGCTGATGTACGAGCAGCCCCAGTACAGAGGCAGGATGATGTACATGAGGCCCGGAGAGTACAAGAGCTTCAGGGA harbors:
- the LOC130373545 gene encoding gamma-crystallin M1-like: MMGKITFYEERNFQGRSYECMSDCADMSSHMSRSQSCRVESGCFMVYERNNYMGNQYFMRRGEYRDMNRMMSMGMMFDNIRSCRMIPYHRGQFRMKIYERENFGGQSYDLMDDCDNVQDRYRMSDCQSCNVMDGHWLMYEQPQYRGRMMYMRPGEYKSFRDMMSGQRFMSMRRITDMC